One genomic window of Streptomyces sp. NBC_01276 includes the following:
- a CDS encoding DUF4360 domain-containing protein — translation MRLRRLTLGAAAIALAAVAAPAPAQADTPTVPPGRVTVEVAGANGSGCPAGTTSIAAAPDNSAFTVTYSDYLAQTGAGSGGTDFRKNCQLALRVHVPQGYTYAIARADYRGFASLQRGAFGQERAGYYFQGASQTARTTHQFSGPYGDNWQASDQTGYSDLVWAPCGETRVLNVNTELRVYGGSSSPSALSFMSMDSTDGSVNTVYHFEWKECPAA, via the coding sequence ATGCGCCTTCGCAGACTCACCCTCGGGGCCGCCGCCATCGCCCTGGCGGCCGTCGCCGCTCCCGCCCCCGCCCAGGCCGACACCCCTACGGTGCCGCCCGGACGCGTCACCGTGGAGGTGGCCGGGGCCAACGGCTCGGGCTGCCCCGCCGGTACCACCAGCATCGCCGCGGCCCCCGACAACAGCGCCTTCACCGTCACCTACAGCGACTACCTCGCCCAGACCGGCGCCGGCTCCGGCGGCACCGACTTCCGCAAGAACTGCCAGCTCGCCCTGCGGGTCCACGTACCCCAGGGCTACACGTACGCCATCGCCCGCGCCGACTACCGCGGCTTCGCCAGCCTCCAGCGCGGGGCCTTCGGCCAGGAGCGCGCCGGCTACTACTTCCAGGGCGCCTCGCAGACCGCCCGCACCACCCACCAGTTCAGCGGCCCCTACGGGGACAACTGGCAGGCCAGCGACCAGACCGGCTACAGCGACCTGGTCTGGGCCCCCTGCGGCGAGACCCGCGTCCTCAACGTCAACACCGAGCTGCGCGTGTACGGCGGCTCGTCCAGCCCCTCGGCCCTGAGCTTCATGAGCATGGACTCCACCGACGGGAGCGTGAACACCGTCTACCACTTCGAGTGGAAGGAATGCCCCGCCGCCTGA
- a CDS encoding DUF4360 domain-containing protein, with the protein MSHSLSRTLFVGGAAAALIATGAPVQAQASITVPPDKIVIELATVNGSGCREGTAQVAVAPDNTAFTVTYSEYMAQIGPGAPPTGFRKNCQLNLRVHVPNGFTYAIVQADYRGFGYLQPGATGVERANYYFQGMPQTAQRTHTFSGPFNDNWQSTDKTEYADLVWAPCGEKRNFNINTELRVNPGTSSPTATSFMAMDSTDASVNTLYHLAWATCPTPKK; encoded by the coding sequence ATGTCGCATTCCCTGTCCCGCACCCTGTTCGTCGGCGGCGCGGCCGCCGCCCTGATCGCCACCGGGGCCCCGGTCCAGGCCCAGGCGTCCATCACCGTCCCGCCCGACAAGATCGTCATCGAACTCGCCACCGTCAACGGCTCCGGCTGCCGCGAGGGCACCGCCCAGGTCGCCGTCGCCCCCGACAACACGGCCTTCACCGTCACCTACAGCGAGTACATGGCCCAGATCGGCCCCGGCGCCCCGCCCACGGGCTTCCGCAAGAACTGTCAGCTCAACCTCCGCGTCCACGTGCCGAACGGCTTCACGTACGCGATCGTCCAGGCCGACTACCGCGGCTTCGGCTACCTCCAGCCCGGTGCGACCGGGGTGGAACGTGCCAACTACTACTTCCAGGGGATGCCGCAGACCGCCCAGCGGACCCACACGTTCAGCGGCCCGTTCAACGACAACTGGCAGTCGACCGACAAGACGGAGTACGCCGACCTCGTCTGGGCCCCCTGCGGAGAGAAGCGGAACTTCAACATCAACACCGAGCTCCGGGTCAACCCGGGCACGTCCAGCCCCACCGCCACCAGCTTCATGGCGATGGACTCCACCGACGCCAGCGTGAACACCCTGTACCACCTCGCCTGGGCGACCTGCCCGACGCCGAAGAAGTAG
- a CDS encoding helix-turn-helix domain-containing protein: MVNIRDLDPSASPLDYYGSELRRLREEAKLKQEDLGGIVFCTGSLIGQIETTRKVPTRDFSERIDAALGTGGMFSRLIGLVLRSQLPHWFQAYAEMEAKAEYISTYQCQLVYGLLQTPGYARAVLGIDHPDTVDTVVAARMDRQRILKRGNPPVLWVVLDEAVLHREIGGREIMRDQLAYLLEMRDRRWVNVQVLPFSAGQHAGMMGSFNLLRFDEDPDLHYSESYDSGHMTANPQVIRERSVGYARLQAEALSPGASAALIARVMEERYGDRPGSDVGAVA; encoded by the coding sequence ATGGTCAACATCCGCGACCTCGACCCCAGCGCCTCGCCGCTGGACTACTACGGCTCCGAACTGCGCCGGCTGCGGGAGGAGGCGAAGCTGAAACAGGAGGACCTGGGGGGCATCGTCTTCTGTACGGGGTCCCTGATCGGGCAGATCGAGACGACGCGGAAGGTTCCCACAAGGGACTTCTCCGAACGGATCGACGCTGCGCTGGGGACGGGTGGGATGTTCAGCCGCCTGATCGGGCTGGTCCTGCGCAGCCAGCTGCCGCACTGGTTCCAGGCGTACGCGGAGATGGAGGCGAAGGCGGAGTACATCTCCACGTACCAGTGCCAGCTGGTCTACGGGCTGTTGCAGACCCCTGGCTACGCGAGGGCGGTGCTCGGCATCGACCACCCCGACACCGTGGACACGGTGGTGGCGGCGAGGATGGACCGGCAGCGCATACTCAAACGCGGCAACCCGCCTGTGCTGTGGGTCGTGCTTGACGAGGCGGTCCTCCATCGTGAGATCGGCGGCCGGGAGATCATGCGTGATCAGCTCGCCTACTTGCTGGAAATGCGGGACCGGCGGTGGGTCAATGTCCAGGTGCTTCCCTTTTCGGCGGGCCAACACGCCGGGATGATGGGTTCGTTCAACCTCCTGCGGTTCGATGAGGACCCAGACCTGCACTACAGCGAGAGCTACGACTCGGGCCATATGACGGCCAATCCGCAAGTGATCAGGGAACGTTCGGTCGGATACGCTCGCCTTCAAGCCGAGGCGCTGTCGCCCGGAGCATCGGCGGCGCTGATCGCACGGGTAATGGAGGAACGCTATGGAGACCGGCCTGGATCTGACGTGGGTGCCGTGGCGTAA
- a CDS encoding DUF397 domain-containing protein, with the protein METGLDLTWVPWRKSSYSGSSGGDCVECAPLGPVTWVKASRSGGTGGECVEVFAQPCAVAVRDSKNPGGPVFTVGRAAFEAFVGAL; encoded by the coding sequence ATGGAGACCGGCCTGGATCTGACGTGGGTGCCGTGGCGTAAGTCGTCGTACAGCGGCTCCAGCGGCGGCGACTGCGTCGAGTGCGCCCCCCTCGGCCCCGTCACTTGGGTCAAGGCCAGCCGCAGCGGCGGCACAGGCGGCGAGTGCGTCGAGGTCTTCGCCCAGCCCTGCGCCGTCGCCGTCCGGGACTCCAAGAACCCCGGCGGCCCCGTCTTCACCGTCGGCCGGGCCGCCTTCGAGGCCTTCGTCGGGGCCCTGTAG
- a CDS encoding HAD family acid phosphatase, translated as MLAAHRARAAAAAVVAATALTLLPATAAEAAPAPAPAPVAAPAASAPGGNAAILGIDYATWQRDVAAVVDAARPAIEQRIAASPAGEKPAIVLDIDNSSLETDFHWFWTFPTPAIDKVRALTRYASDRGVAIFFVTARPGIVYSLTERNLKAVGYPVDGLYVRDLPALFEQVSAYKTAKRAEIEARGYTIIANIGNNESDLVGGHAERTVKLPDYGGKLS; from the coding sequence ATGCTCGCAGCCCACCGCGCCCGCGCCGCCGCCGCGGCCGTCGTCGCCGCCACCGCCCTGACCCTGCTGCCGGCCACCGCCGCCGAGGCCGCCCCGGCCCCCGCGCCGGCGCCCGTCGCCGCCCCCGCCGCGTCCGCCCCCGGCGGCAACGCGGCCATCCTGGGCATCGACTACGCGACCTGGCAGCGCGACGTGGCCGCCGTCGTCGACGCCGCCCGCCCCGCCATCGAGCAGCGGATCGCCGCCTCCCCCGCCGGGGAGAAGCCGGCCATCGTCCTCGACATCGACAACTCCTCGCTGGAGACGGACTTCCACTGGTTCTGGACGTTTCCGACCCCCGCGATCGACAAGGTCCGCGCGCTGACCCGGTACGCGAGCGACCGCGGTGTGGCGATCTTCTTCGTCACCGCGCGCCCCGGCATCGTGTACTCCCTGACCGAGCGCAATCTGAAGGCGGTCGGCTACCCGGTCGACGGGCTGTACGTACGGGACCTGCCGGCCCTGTTCGAGCAGGTGAGCGCGTACAAGACGGCCAAGCGCGCCGAGATCGAGGCCCGCGGCTACACGATCATCGCCAACATCGGCAACAACGAGAGCGACCTCGTCGGCGGCCACGCCGAACGCACCGTCAAGCTGCCGGACTACGGCGGCAAGCTGTCCTGA
- a CDS encoding trypsin-like serine protease: MARTAQPPTKGSVLTVATLARVLKRTLAAGAVALAAVSLQPTGASAAPAPVVGGTRAAQGEFPFMVRLSMGCGGALYTQQIVLTAAHCVDGSGNNTSITATGGVVDLNSSSAVKVKSTKVLQAPGYNGKGRDWALIKLAKPINQPTLKIAETKAYDNGTFTVAGWGAAREGGGQQRYLLKAQVPFVSDASCQSSYGSDLTPGEEICAGFAQGGVDTCQGDSGGPMFRRDNANAWIQVGIVSWGEGCARAGYPGVYTEVSTFAADIKAAAAGL, encoded by the coding sequence ATGGCGCGCACAGCCCAACCCCCCACGAAAGGCAGTGTGTTGACCGTGGCCACTCTCGCAAGAGTCCTCAAGCGCACCCTCGCCGCCGGCGCCGTGGCCCTCGCGGCCGTCAGTCTCCAGCCCACCGGCGCCAGCGCCGCCCCCGCCCCCGTCGTCGGCGGAACCCGCGCCGCCCAGGGCGAGTTCCCCTTCATGGTCCGCCTCTCCATGGGCTGCGGCGGCGCCCTCTACACCCAGCAGATCGTGCTGACCGCCGCCCACTGCGTCGACGGATCCGGCAACAACACCTCCATCACCGCCACCGGCGGTGTCGTCGACCTCAACAGCTCCAGCGCCGTCAAGGTCAAGTCCACCAAGGTCCTCCAGGCCCCGGGCTACAACGGCAAGGGCCGCGACTGGGCCCTGATCAAGCTCGCCAAGCCCATCAACCAGCCCACCCTCAAGATCGCCGAGACCAAGGCCTACGACAACGGCACCTTCACCGTCGCCGGCTGGGGCGCCGCCCGCGAAGGCGGCGGCCAGCAGCGCTACCTGCTCAAGGCCCAGGTCCCCTTCGTCTCCGACGCCTCCTGCCAGAGCTCCTACGGCTCCGACCTCACCCCCGGCGAGGAGATCTGCGCCGGCTTCGCCCAGGGCGGCGTCGACACCTGCCAGGGCGACTCCGGTGGCCCGATGTTCCGCCGCGACAACGCGAACGCCTGGATCCAGGTCGGCATCGTCAGCTGGGGCGAGGGCTGCGCCCGCGCCGGCTACCCCGGCGTCTACACCGAGGTCTCCACCTTCGCCGCCGACATCAAGGCCGCCGCGGCCGGCCTGTAG
- a CDS encoding response regulator, translating to MTISVVIADDQEMVRTGFRMILESQPDIEVLADVVDGEAALAAVAEHRPDVLLLDIRMPRLDGLEVTRRLTGSDGPRIVIVTTFDLDEYVHAALHGGASGFLLKDASPAMLVEAVRAAAVGDALVSPAITVRLLREMAPRTTAAQAARRPAEPLTEREREVVRCLARGLTNAEIAAELYVSLSTVKTHLANVQAKLDARNRVEIAAWAWESGLAAGPA from the coding sequence ATGACGATCAGCGTGGTCATCGCGGACGACCAGGAAATGGTCAGGACCGGCTTCCGGATGATCCTCGAAAGCCAGCCGGACATCGAGGTCCTCGCCGACGTCGTCGACGGAGAGGCCGCCCTCGCCGCCGTCGCCGAGCACCGGCCCGACGTCCTCCTCCTCGACATCCGCATGCCCCGGCTCGACGGACTCGAAGTCACCCGCCGCCTCACCGGCAGCGACGGCCCGCGCATCGTCATCGTCACCACCTTCGACCTCGACGAGTACGTCCACGCCGCCCTCCACGGCGGCGCGTCCGGCTTCCTCCTGAAGGACGCGAGCCCGGCCATGCTGGTTGAAGCCGTCCGGGCGGCGGCCGTCGGCGACGCCCTCGTCTCCCCGGCGATCACCGTGCGGCTGCTGCGCGAGATGGCCCCGCGCACCACCGCCGCCCAGGCCGCCCGCCGCCCCGCCGAACCCCTCACCGAACGCGAACGCGAGGTCGTGCGCTGCCTCGCGCGCGGGCTGACCAACGCCGAGATCGCCGCCGAACTGTACGTGTCCCTGTCCACCGTCAAGACCCACCTCGCCAACGTCCAGGCCAAGCTCGACGCCCGCAACCGCGTCGAGATCGCCGCCTGGGCCTGGGAGAGCGGCCTCGCCGCCGGCCCCGCGTGA
- a CDS encoding sensor histidine kinase: MSPLAAWSRRHPRAADRIRILLPLLLLGLVTFEGVALARQPSFPHAAVWTSGVLVCLSAAPWPGLPLLARAWFAAATTWTVTLLLIFGTPPDVVWGVGEAIALLVLLSQVLLRAPVRTAAVLGPLLGLGCMAVPVRDTDPGRFTLLFSVLAVVVGAYSLLLRFQAVQRVRELHAVRTAERLELARELHDLVAHHVTGIVVEARAARFTKVTAEHAAEIFGRIETAGGEALGSMRRLVTILRQEDAAAAPAGTTPVAGLADLRRLVERFSATGPPVVLSIEEGLDDRLPDLVAATAHRIVLEALTNVSKHAATATAVRIGLRTVPSGLEVRVADDGGRPARLSDKARGGGYGLAGMAERAEALGGSLTAGPAPEGGWLVIAVLPL; the protein is encoded by the coding sequence GTGAGCCCGCTCGCGGCATGGTCGCGGCGGCATCCCCGGGCCGCCGACCGGATCCGGATCCTGCTCCCCCTGCTCCTCCTCGGCCTCGTCACCTTCGAGGGCGTCGCCCTCGCCCGCCAGCCCAGCTTCCCGCACGCCGCCGTCTGGACCTCCGGCGTCCTCGTCTGCCTCAGCGCCGCCCCCTGGCCCGGCCTCCCCCTCCTCGCCCGCGCCTGGTTCGCCGCCGCCACCACCTGGACCGTCACCCTCCTCCTGATCTTCGGCACCCCGCCCGACGTGGTCTGGGGCGTCGGCGAGGCCATCGCCCTGCTCGTCCTCCTGTCCCAGGTCCTGCTCCGCGCCCCCGTCCGCACCGCCGCCGTCCTCGGCCCCCTCCTCGGCCTCGGCTGCATGGCCGTACCCGTCCGCGACACCGACCCCGGCCGCTTCACCCTGCTCTTCTCCGTCCTCGCCGTCGTCGTCGGCGCCTACTCCCTCCTGCTGCGCTTCCAGGCCGTCCAGCGCGTGCGCGAGCTGCACGCCGTACGCACCGCCGAACGCCTGGAGCTCGCCCGAGAGCTCCACGACCTCGTCGCCCACCACGTCACCGGCATCGTCGTCGAGGCCCGCGCCGCCCGCTTCACCAAGGTCACCGCCGAACACGCCGCCGAGATCTTCGGCCGCATCGAAACCGCCGGCGGCGAGGCACTCGGCTCCATGCGCCGCCTCGTCACGATCCTGCGCCAGGAAGACGCCGCCGCCGCCCCCGCCGGCACCACCCCCGTCGCCGGCCTCGCCGACCTGCGCCGGCTCGTCGAACGGTTCTCCGCCACCGGCCCGCCCGTCGTCCTGTCCATCGAGGAGGGCCTCGACGACCGCCTCCCCGACCTCGTGGCCGCCACCGCCCACCGCATCGTCCTCGAAGCCCTCACCAACGTCTCCAAGCACGCCGCCACCGCCACCGCCGTCCGCATCGGCCTGCGCACCGTGCCCAGCGGCCTCGAAGTGCGCGTCGCCGACGACGGCGGCCGCCCCGCCCGGCTCTCCGACAAGGCCCGCGGCGGCGGCTACGGCCTCGCCGGGATGGCCGAACGCGCCGAAGCCCTCGGCGGCTCCCTCACCGCCGGTCCCGCCCCCGAAGGCGGCTGGCTCGTCATCGCCGTCCTGCCCCTGTGA
- a CDS encoding chorismate mutase: MNNSDIDEVDENVTAELSRLRDSIDNIDAAVVHMLAERFKCTQQVGHLKAKHQLPPADPGREASQIARLRQLAENAKLDPAFAEKLLNFIIAEVIRHHETIAAGEDQ; encoded by the coding sequence ATGAACAACAGCGACATCGACGAGGTCGACGAGAACGTCACCGCCGAACTGTCCCGACTGCGCGACAGCATCGACAACATCGACGCGGCCGTGGTCCACATGCTCGCCGAGCGCTTCAAGTGCACCCAGCAGGTCGGCCACCTCAAGGCCAAGCACCAGCTGCCCCCGGCCGACCCGGGCCGTGAGGCCAGCCAGATCGCGCGCCTGCGCCAGCTGGCCGAGAACGCCAAGCTCGACCCGGCCTTCGCCGAGAAGCTCCTCAACTTCATCATCGCCGAGGTCATCCGCCACCACGAGACGATCGCCGCCGGCGAGGACCAGTAA
- the pepN gene encoding aminopeptidase N, translating into MSALTRNEAQLRAQLLDVHHYAVTLDLTTGDENFDSTTLIRFTARTSGDTFVELKPDELRSATLDGHPLDPATLDDGRLPLTGLTEGPHELRVDARMRYSRTGEGLHRFTDPADGEAYVYSQMFMDDVQRVFAAFDQPDLKAVFEFTVTAPAHWSVLANGITTRTGDRDTDGAGIWTSAPTPVISTYLAAVAGGPWHSITTEHAGLPFGLHCRRSLAPFLDADADEILSVTTACFDRYHEKFTEPYPFDSYDQAFVPEFNAGAMENPGLVTFRDEFVFRSAVTDTERQTRAMVVAHEMAHMWFGDLVTLAWFDDIWLNESFAEYMGYQTLTEATRFTHTWTEFGVTRKAWGYDADQRPSTHPVAPGPDDVPDTASALLNFDGISYAKGASALRQLVAWLGEKDFLAGINTHFARHRFANASLADFVDSLAAHTDRDVHAWAEIWLRTTGVDTLTPHIEDVATGDGPGGWTLTVDRDGSRPHRITAGTYTLAPDGLLERAELLDLDVPSDEVLSVSGPRPALLVLNDGDLTFAKVRLDDTSLETALRGLSRIPDPLTRAVVWGALRDMVRDGELEPEAYLATAEAHLPGETDLAVVQGVLTFARTHVADQYTDPDGRAAALATLGSIARDLLRRTEDGSDPGLRLAAVRALISCATQPDTIAAWLADGSIAGGPALDPELRWSILARLAVLGAVDEAAVDAALAADPSATGQEGAARCRAALPTPEAKAAAWQRLFHDDTLSNYLFTATAQGFWQPEQADLVREYVPRFYPDAVALAARRGPAIGQAAGRWAFPAHAVDQANLQAGRTCLEDPAILPLLRRQLVDRLDDLARALRVRGA; encoded by the coding sequence ATGTCCGCACTGACGCGCAACGAAGCGCAGCTCCGAGCCCAGCTCCTCGACGTCCACCACTACGCCGTCACCCTCGACCTCACCACCGGCGACGAGAACTTCGACTCCACCACCCTCATCAGGTTCACCGCCCGCACCAGTGGTGACACCTTCGTGGAACTGAAGCCCGACGAACTGCGCTCCGCCACGCTCGACGGCCACCCCCTCGACCCGGCCACGCTCGACGACGGCCGCCTCCCGCTCACCGGCCTCACCGAAGGCCCCCACGAGCTGCGCGTCGACGCCCGCATGCGCTACTCCCGCACCGGCGAGGGCCTGCACCGCTTCACCGACCCCGCGGACGGGGAGGCGTACGTCTACTCCCAGATGTTCATGGACGACGTCCAGCGCGTCTTCGCCGCCTTCGACCAGCCCGACCTCAAGGCCGTCTTCGAGTTCACCGTCACCGCCCCCGCCCACTGGAGCGTCCTCGCCAACGGCATCACCACCCGCACCGGCGACCGCGACACTGACGGCGCGGGCATCTGGACCTCCGCCCCCACCCCCGTCATCTCCACCTACCTCGCCGCCGTCGCCGGCGGCCCCTGGCACAGCATCACCACCGAACACGCCGGCCTCCCCTTCGGCCTCCACTGCCGACGCTCCCTCGCGCCCTTCCTCGACGCCGACGCCGACGAGATCCTCTCCGTCACCACCGCCTGCTTCGACCGCTACCACGAGAAGTTCACCGAGCCCTACCCCTTCGACTCCTACGACCAGGCCTTCGTCCCCGAGTTCAACGCGGGCGCCATGGAGAACCCCGGCCTCGTCACCTTCCGCGACGAATTCGTCTTCCGCTCCGCCGTCACCGACACCGAGCGCCAGACCCGCGCCATGGTCGTCGCCCACGAGATGGCCCACATGTGGTTCGGCGACCTCGTCACCCTCGCCTGGTTCGACGACATCTGGCTCAACGAGTCCTTCGCCGAATACATGGGCTACCAGACCCTCACCGAAGCCACCCGCTTCACCCACACCTGGACCGAGTTCGGCGTCACCCGCAAGGCCTGGGGCTACGACGCCGACCAGCGCCCCTCCACCCACCCCGTCGCCCCCGGCCCCGACGACGTCCCCGACACCGCCTCCGCCCTCCTCAACTTCGACGGCATCTCGTACGCCAAGGGCGCCTCCGCCCTGCGCCAGCTCGTCGCCTGGCTCGGCGAGAAGGACTTCCTCGCCGGCATCAACACCCACTTCGCCCGCCACAGGTTCGCCAACGCCTCCCTCGCCGACTTCGTGGACTCCCTCGCCGCCCACACCGACCGCGACGTCCACGCCTGGGCCGAGATCTGGCTGCGCACCACCGGCGTCGACACCCTCACCCCCCACATCGAGGACGTCGCCACCGGCGACGGCCCCGGCGGCTGGACCCTCACCGTCGACCGCGACGGCAGCCGCCCCCACCGCATCACCGCCGGCACCTACACCCTCGCCCCCGACGGCCTCCTGGAACGCGCCGAACTCCTCGACCTCGACGTCCCCTCCGACGAGGTCCTCTCCGTCAGCGGCCCCCGCCCCGCCCTGCTCGTCCTCAACGACGGCGACCTCACCTTCGCCAAGGTCCGCCTCGACGACACCTCCCTCGAAACCGCCCTGCGCGGCCTCTCCCGCATCCCCGACCCCCTCACCCGCGCCGTCGTCTGGGGCGCCCTGCGCGATATGGTCCGCGACGGCGAACTCGAACCCGAGGCCTACCTCGCCACCGCCGAGGCCCACCTCCCCGGGGAAACCGACCTCGCCGTCGTCCAGGGCGTCCTCACCTTCGCCCGCACCCACGTCGCCGACCAGTACACCGACCCCGACGGGCGCGCCGCCGCCCTCGCCACCCTCGGCTCCATCGCCCGCGACCTCCTGCGCCGCACCGAGGACGGCAGCGACCCCGGCCTGCGCCTCGCCGCCGTACGCGCCCTCATCTCCTGCGCCACCCAGCCCGACACCATCGCCGCCTGGCTCGCCGACGGCTCCATCGCCGGCGGCCCCGCCCTCGACCCCGAACTGCGCTGGAGCATCCTCGCCCGCCTCGCCGTCCTCGGAGCCGTCGACGAAGCCGCCGTCGACGCCGCCCTCGCCGCCGACCCCAGCGCCACCGGCCAGGAGGGCGCCGCCCGCTGCCGCGCCGCCCTGCCCACCCCCGAGGCCAAGGCCGCCGCCTGGCAGCGCCTCTTCCACGACGACACCCTGTCCAACTACCTCTTCACCGCCACCGCCCAGGGGTTCTGGCAGCCCGAACAGGCCGACCTCGTACGCGAGTACGTCCCCCGCTTCTACCCCGACGCCGTCGCCCTCGCCGCCCGCCGCGGACCCGCCATCGGCCAGGCCGCCGGCCGCTGGGCCTTCCCCGCCCACGCCGTCGACCAGGCCAACCTCCAGGCCGGCCGCACCTGCCTGGAAGACCCCGCCATCCTGCCCCTGCTGCGCCGCCAGCTCGTCGACCGGCTCGACGACCTCGCCCGCGCCCTGCGCGTGCGCGGAGCCTGA
- a CDS encoding aspartate aminotransferase family protein, with amino-acid sequence MTVPTPAPTPPLAGGRHGADALRPLLDTALTALTTGARERGGPLPAGGPDTVAARVAAALGDVLPAHGTGDHEALRTLVHTLTAGAADPADPLCAAHLHCPPLAVAAVADLAASVLNPSLDSWDQAPAASAIEAHLTRTLAAELYGTPRADALLTTGGTEANQLALLLARERHGPHLTVLHGANAHHSIPRAAWLLGLPPARALPTPNGTLDPATLAEALTHTPGPVLVTATAGTTDAGLIDPLTPLADLCDRHGADLHIDAAYGGTLALSPRHRHRLDGLTRARSLTLDLHKLGWQPVAAGLLAVRDTTDLTPLAHQADYLNATDDTDAGLPDLLGRSLRTTRRPDAFKIAVTLRSLGRDGLAHLIDLTCAAAHRLADLLDAHPGFELHAHPTLTTVLFRPTPTDDDQLATLRRTLLQDGTAVLGRATADGRLWLKATLLNPHTTARDLDTLVALLEGRTHR; translated from the coding sequence ATGACCGTGCCCACGCCCGCGCCGACGCCTCCACTCGCGGGCGGCCGCCACGGCGCCGACGCGCTGCGCCCCCTCCTCGACACCGCCCTCACCGCCCTCACCACCGGCGCCCGGGAACGCGGCGGACCCCTCCCCGCCGGCGGCCCCGACACCGTCGCCGCCCGCGTCGCCGCCGCGCTGGGCGACGTACTCCCCGCCCACGGCACCGGCGACCACGAAGCACTCCGCACCCTCGTGCACACCCTCACCGCCGGCGCCGCCGACCCCGCCGACCCCCTGTGCGCCGCCCACCTGCACTGCCCCCCGCTCGCCGTGGCCGCCGTCGCCGACCTCGCCGCGAGCGTCCTCAACCCCTCCCTCGACTCCTGGGACCAGGCCCCCGCCGCCTCCGCCATCGAAGCCCACCTCACCCGCACCCTCGCCGCCGAGCTCTACGGCACCCCCCGCGCCGACGCCCTCCTCACCACCGGCGGCACCGAAGCCAACCAACTCGCCCTCCTCCTCGCCCGCGAACGCCACGGCCCCCACCTGACCGTCCTGCACGGCGCCAACGCCCACCACTCCATCCCCCGCGCCGCCTGGCTCCTCGGACTGCCCCCCGCCCGCGCCCTCCCCACCCCCAACGGCACCCTCGACCCCGCCACCCTCGCCGAAGCCCTCACCCACACCCCCGGCCCCGTCCTCGTCACCGCCACCGCCGGCACCACCGACGCCGGACTCATCGACCCCCTCACCCCCCTCGCCGACCTCTGCGACCGACACGGCGCCGACCTCCACATCGACGCCGCCTACGGCGGCACCCTCGCCCTCAGCCCCCGCCACCGCCACCGGCTCGACGGACTCACCCGCGCCCGCTCCCTCACCCTCGACCTGCACAAACTCGGCTGGCAACCCGTCGCCGCCGGCCTCCTCGCCGTCCGCGACACCACCGACCTGACCCCCCTCGCCCACCAGGCCGACTACCTCAACGCCACCGACGACACCGACGCCGGCCTCCCCGACCTCCTCGGCCGCTCCCTGCGCACCACCCGCCGCCCCGACGCCTTCAAAATCGCCGTCACCCTGCGCTCACTCGGCCGCGACGGCCTCGCCCACCTCATCGACCTCACCTGCGCAGCAGCCCACCGGCTCGCCGACCTCCTCGACGCCCACCCCGGCTTCGAACTCCACGCACACCCCACCCTCACCACGGTCCTCTTCCGACCCACCCCCACGGACGACGACCAGCTCGCCACCCTGCGCCGCACCCTCCTCCAGGACGGCACCGCCGTCCTCGGCCGCGCCACCGCCGACGGCCGCCTCTGGCTCAAGGCCACCCTCCTCAACCCCCACACCACGGCCAGGGACCTGGACACCCTCGTCGCCCTCCTGGAAGGCAGAACCCACCGATGA